One region of Halomicrobium sp. LC1Hm genomic DNA includes:
- a CDS encoding SWIM zinc finger family protein produces the protein MTLIDPADAPRKTALAPDLRRLDERAARAWTEAMAVRSLPGSRYAVDSESGATYVVDATTGSCTCPDHEIRGRRCKHVRRVAIEITAARVPPPGQVRAACDACRTETFVPEDAPTPHLCATCALDPGTVVLDRETGDRLVVVRVTDRRADDVRVDAADCTVAAYPTNEGYPADDVVVEVAYLGDGDRRYSFPRSRLRRTDDAALLA, from the coding sequence ATGACGCTCATCGATCCCGCCGACGCGCCGCGCAAGACTGCACTGGCTCCCGACCTTCGACGACTCGACGAGCGGGCCGCTCGCGCCTGGACGGAGGCGATGGCGGTACGGTCGCTCCCGGGCTCGCGCTACGCCGTCGATTCCGAGAGCGGTGCGACCTACGTCGTCGACGCGACGACCGGTAGCTGTACCTGCCCCGACCACGAGATCAGAGGCCGGCGGTGCAAGCACGTCCGCCGGGTGGCCATCGAGATCACCGCCGCCCGGGTCCCACCGCCGGGACAGGTCCGGGCGGCGTGTGACGCCTGCCGGACCGAGACGTTCGTTCCCGAGGACGCCCCGACGCCCCACCTCTGTGCGACCTGCGCGCTCGATCCGGGGACGGTCGTCCTCGATCGAGAGACGGGCGACCGGCTGGTCGTCGTCCGCGTCACCGATCGGCGGGCCGACGACGTCCGCGTCGACGCCGCGGACTGTACGGTCGCGGCCTACCCCACCAACGAGGGGTATCCGGCCGACGACGTCGTCGTCGAGGTGGCGTATCTGGGCGACGGCGACCGCCGGTACTCGTTCCCCCGGTCGCGGCTCCGGCGAACGGACGACGCGGCGCTGCTCGCGTGA
- a CDS encoding lipopolysaccharide biosynthesis protein, which produces MPSASSPESDTARSDEHSEASVEATLDDALERVAHGATVSIPGILFQRALTLAFTAVLTNGFSAGAYGVFAVARRLQRFLLHLALGFRSGLSRFLPNADSDAERDALLTVASVLLLGVATLFGAALYVATPLAVTVTGEGERFGTFLRIFAVGLPASVWLFTVAEMFRGFEAVGPLTLTLRIAVPTGQLLVGVAGTILFGDLAAVALGVVAVMGLVGVVAAVWLARDRGVRPRLRADGEGSIWRRYVRYTAPLFAGGFATVVQRLGFYPLIALFLSGVAGGVFSVGVLLGSLVRLPLMGINQFIPPVAAALHEEESRAALSRLYHVTSRIVLVGVTALSVPVVVYREAVMALFGPTFVEYAPLLPGFVVAQYGACAAGSVGILLTMTDNQRALLLVNTVVTLLLIAVAVPLTLAYDLPGLVASYLLMLTLNNGFEVAVLYRLEGLQPFTRLHLQPIAAGAVLAAVTLGAKATLPSTTALVVGTAAGLAAYAAVLRWLGFTPTERRLAETLLDRYRTRLSRR; this is translated from the coding sequence GTGCCATCGGCGTCCTCGCCCGAGTCAGACACCGCTCGCAGCGACGAGCACAGCGAGGCGTCCGTCGAGGCGACCCTCGACGACGCGCTGGAACGGGTCGCCCACGGTGCGACGGTCTCGATTCCGGGGATTCTCTTCCAGCGCGCGCTCACGCTGGCGTTCACCGCCGTCCTGACGAACGGCTTCAGCGCCGGGGCCTACGGCGTCTTCGCGGTCGCACGCAGGCTCCAGCGCTTCCTGTTGCACCTCGCGCTTGGCTTTCGCTCCGGCCTGAGTCGCTTCCTCCCGAACGCCGACAGCGACGCCGAGCGCGACGCGTTGCTGACCGTCGCGAGCGTCCTGTTGCTCGGCGTCGCGACGCTGTTCGGTGCGGCCCTGTACGTCGCGACGCCGCTTGCCGTCACGGTGACCGGCGAGGGCGAGCGGTTCGGGACCTTCCTGCGAATCTTCGCCGTCGGGCTGCCGGCCAGCGTCTGGCTCTTTACCGTCGCCGAGATGTTCCGCGGCTTCGAGGCCGTCGGGCCGCTGACGCTGACGCTCCGGATCGCCGTCCCGACGGGCCAGCTGCTGGTCGGCGTCGCCGGGACGATCCTCTTCGGCGATCTGGCGGCGGTGGCGCTGGGCGTGGTCGCGGTGATGGGGCTGGTCGGCGTCGTCGCCGCCGTGTGGCTGGCCCGTGATCGCGGCGTCCGGCCGCGACTGCGCGCCGACGGCGAGGGCTCTATCTGGCGGCGCTACGTCCGCTACACCGCGCCGCTGTTCGCGGGCGGGTTCGCGACGGTCGTCCAGCGCCTGGGCTTTTACCCGCTGATCGCGCTCTTCCTCTCTGGCGTCGCGGGGGGCGTCTTCTCCGTCGGCGTCCTGCTCGGCTCGCTGGTCAGACTTCCGCTCATGGGGATCAATCAGTTCATCCCGCCCGTCGCGGCGGCCCTGCACGAGGAAGAGTCGCGGGCCGCGCTGTCGCGACTCTATCACGTGACCAGCCGGATCGTCCTCGTGGGCGTGACGGCGCTGTCGGTCCCCGTCGTGGTGTATCGCGAAGCCGTCATGGCGCTGTTCGGGCCGACGTTCGTCGAGTACGCGCCGCTCCTGCCGGGTTTCGTCGTCGCCCAGTACGGCGCGTGTGCGGCCGGCAGCGTCGGAATCCTGTTGACGATGACCGACAACCAGCGCGCACTGTTGCTCGTCAACACCGTCGTCACGCTCCTGTTGATCGCGGTCGCGGTCCCGCTCACGCTGGCCTACGACCTGCCCGGGCTGGTCGCGAGCTACCTGCTCATGCTGACGCTGAACAACGGGTTCGAGGTCGCCGTACTCTACCGGCTCGAAGGGCTCCAGCCGTTCACTCGCCTCCACCTGCAACCGATCGCCGCCGGGGCCGTCCTCGCGGCCGTCACGCTCGGGGCGAAGGCGACGCTCCCGTCCACGACTGCGCTCGTCGTCGGCACCGCCGCGGGACTGGCGGCCTACGCGGCCGTCCTGCGGTGGCTGGGGTTCACGCCGACCGAGCGGCGGCTGGCCGAGACGCTGCTCGACCGCTATCGCACTCGCCTGTCGAGGCGCTGA
- a CDS encoding TRAM domain-containing protein → MADCPLADDCPEFSERIEGMGCQHYGDRGGAEWCNHYNQPISDLKSQPVKLGEEVVVEVDDIHESGAGVGRTEDGFIVMVDGLLPPAKARVRITKVRSNHARADEVERLELDEDDGEDDEDEGYQGEDDDDGERLGSRDNFWGG, encoded by the coding sequence ATGGCCGACTGTCCACTCGCGGACGACTGCCCCGAGTTTAGCGAGCGCATCGAGGGGATGGGGTGTCAACACTACGGCGACCGCGGTGGTGCCGAGTGGTGCAACCACTACAATCAGCCGATCTCGGATCTGAAGAGCCAGCCCGTCAAACTCGGCGAGGAGGTCGTCGTCGAGGTCGACGACATCCACGAGAGCGGTGCCGGCGTCGGCCGCACCGAGGACGGCTTCATCGTGATGGTCGACGGCCTCCTCCCACCGGCGAAGGCCCGCGTCCGGATCACGAAGGTCCGGTCGAACCACGCCCGCGCCGACGAGGTCGAGCGCCTCGAACTGGACGAGGACGACGGAGAAGACGACGAAGACGAGGGGTACCAGGGCGAGGACGACGACGACGGCGAGCGTCTCGGCAGCCGCGACAACTTCTGGGGCGGATAG